The genome window ATCATATTTCACAGTTTCCATCCATTTGGATATTGGACTGCGCCAAgttatttgtttataaatatagttgtCTTTTTTAGTGTTTGAAAGTATCAAATTCAGCCAAGCTTTGCAGACCATTCCTTTATCTAATTCATTCTGTTTCAAATTTTGATTCCTCTATGCTCCACATCATCTCCTTGAGTATGCTAGTCCACCACCATTTTCAATGTTTAACCACTTCTTAATCTTCATCTTAGGAAGGTTAAATCAACTATTAAACCAAGATTTATCACAATACGTTAGATATCAAATCTATAAGACATGCCCAGATCCTTTACTTAAAACTTCATGTATCAAATTGCAAGCATACTTAGGAAAACTGACAATACAGTTACTTTTCTAACAAATCTGTTCCAGCTCCACAAATGAAATAAAACTGAGTACTTTAAAAAGGCTCTAAGACAAAAAGCCCAAAACACATAATCAATAAAGGCCTCTAGTTATCAGCAATGGTGACCTCAACCTCAACACCTGGTTCAATGGTGATGGAAGTAATCTGCTTCACCACATCAGGGGAGCTGAATAGGTCGATCACACGTTTGTGGACACGAAGCTCAAATCTGTCCCATGTATTGGTTCCTATGAGTAGATGAAGAACAAAGAGTCAGATGTGGAATAAAACTTGCCATGTATTCAATTTTCTGTTACAGAGGAATAGTAACTTAATAACCAAGATATGTTTAGTGTAATTACACACATATCACAAGGGACTTTAGAGtatagattttaattttgtttgctGACACGAATTTTACAGCCGAACTCTATTAAGACAAGACAGACTCTTAAAAATCAGACtcttaaaaatcatatataaacttggtctataaaaaataatttccaatAAAGTTTAACAAAATCCATATAACAGAGGAGATGATAAAATAATCCTAGGAAAGAGAAAAGGTATGCGACAGAGTGGTGGAATAAAATCTGAAAGTGATAAATGCATCAGAACTGCAGTACAGACACAATATATTCACTAGCAAGTACAGTAAAAAGTATTTCCTAAAGATAAATTAGCTTATTCAGTATCTCAGGCAAGAATACTTAAACATGCACTATGCTTCAAAGAACTGCCTAAAGGCACATTGTAGATATTGAAGTACAAAAGTCTTTTTCGAGGCAACATAAATTAGAGAAACAAAATCTTGGCACCACAAGTGTTACAGAAATTACTAGGCAACTCTCAACTCAGACCAAGTATATGTTTCACTACAGAATGTGATGGGGCCAGTTGCTCACTGTTGTTCTTCATGAACCCCAAAAGCGATAATAGTATTTTAAAGAAACCATGAATGATGTCTACAACAAGAGAAAAACAATTTCTTCGAGCAGTAGAAAAATTACCTTCACCACATGGAGATTTCCTGGTGGTAATTTTAAGAACCTTGGTCGGCATTCTAACTGGTCCCTTGACCCTCAAAGTC of Daucus carota subsp. sativus chromosome 3, DH1 v3.0, whole genome shotgun sequence contains these proteins:
- the LOC108214719 gene encoding small ribosomal subunit protein uS10y → MAAYAAVKPATKPGYEETQESIHKIRITLSSKNVKNLEKVCADLVRGAKDKTLRVKGPVRMPTKVLKITTRKSPCGEGTNTWDRFELRVHKRVIDLFSSPDVVKQITSITIEPGVEVEVTIADN